A window from Drosophila subobscura isolate 14011-0131.10 chromosome O, UCBerk_Dsub_1.0, whole genome shotgun sequence encodes these proteins:
- the LOC117896024 gene encoding uncharacterized protein LOC117896024 — protein sequence QLQEQLQLQELSAIAANNYAQTQRVHYPNHYYPNHYHYQQQGRPLLAAGSSHNGAYAGTASSSGHSGYGGIEPSVEYELQQTPPSGSFSSYHASAGSAPAHPPAHPPHPPHPPPKAPPPTRSSGKKSKKSSGTVMSALTLLSFFFFLNLLQNCIKDHMSDMNPTVMVLTDNGGRNRFNKLAEMNSREQTSSPTPSWQQAALVPLPETAPGRPYPASSPSPVIVTPTVVLQSPYSGAAAAAVVTNKPQYHQQQQQHHHPHQHHDNHNPATDSHHYPPPSNADNDDDVVDDVYNYGNRRPRPPHHHHHHHPETTAADFYPNRTTHIDHSSRPDFDSDSDSDYYQHHYYPERHRYSDSRRHSNPSNPSNPRRPWSYGSSSTSSRQRYSSAPWSSASLGAQSGVSSYLDNAQRRQGDDDAAAADHGYDDDDDDGRHRRRGDAFYTRIN from the exons cagctacaggagcagctacagctacaggaGCTGTCAGCCATTGCGGCGAATAATTATGC TCAAACGCAACGCGTGCATTATCCCAACCATTACTATCCGAaccattaccattaccagCAACAGGGGCGACCGCTGCTGGccgccggcagcagccacaacggTGCTTATGCAGGCACTGCATCATCCAGCGGACATTCCGGCTATGG CGGCATCGAGCCATCGGTGGAGTACGAATTGCAGCAGACGCCACCCTCGGGCAGCTTCTCCTCGTATCACGCCAGTGCTGGCAGTGCGCCCGCACATCCGCCCGCACATCCGCCCCATCCGCCTCATCCTCCC CCGAAGGCACCGCCACCAACGAGGAGCTCGGGCAAGAAATCGAAGAAGAGCTCCGGCACGGTGATGTCCGCGCTGACGcttctctcgttcttcttctTTCTGAATCTGCTGCAGAACTGCATCAAGGATCACATGTCCGATATGAATCCCACCGTTATGGTGCTCACGGACAACGGCGGTCGCAATCGTTTCAATAAATTAGCCGAGATGAACTCACGCGAACAAACCTCATCGCCGACCCCATcttggcagcaggcagccttAGTACCCCTGCCCGAAACCGCGCCCGGACGACCCTACCCCGCCTCCAGTCCGTCGCCCGTTATTGTTACGCCCACGGTGGTGCTGCAGTCGCCATATagcggcgctgctgctgctgccgtggtGACTAATAAGCCCCAgtatcaccagcagcagcaacagcaccaccatCCTCACCAACATCACGATAATCACAATCCAGCAACGGACTCACATCATTATCCACCACCCTCCAAtgctgataatgatgatgatgttgttgatgatgtttATAATTACGGGAATCGGAGACCACGAcccccacaccaccaccaccaccaccacccagaAACGACCGCCGCGGACTTCTATCCTAATCGCACAACACACATTGACCACTCGTCCCGTCCCGACTTTGACTCCGATTCAGATTCCGATTACTATCAGCACCACTACTACCCCGAAAGGCATCGCTACTCGGACTCCCGCCGCCACAGCAATCCCAGCAATCCCAGCAATCCACGGCGTCCTTGGTcttatggcagcagcagcaccagcagcaggcaacgcTACTCATCCGCACCGTGGTCTTCAGCTTCGTTGGGCGCTCAGTCGGGCGTGAGCTCTTACTTGGATAATGCCCAGCGACGTCAaggtgatgatgatgctgctgctgctgaccatggctatgatgatgacgatgacgatggtCGGCATCGGCGACGCGGTGATGCTTTCTATACACGCATTAATTGA
- the LOC117896023 gene encoding uncharacterized protein LOC117896023, which produces MMGKIKLGLILLLAQAVSEKTEHPHMRVFNKLIERTSKNTPIQTLLIMQHHLDKNCSMQDWNPDGIPILRTNELIQMEVKKNFNQLALSVVCLQDTSHMILLLNALAKSLHHVRHSRIILWMQGKPTEDFLNQISSQAEEHKFLLMLVLGHDQSEEVSIHRLCPFPSPHFERIESTSSFGAKVFFRDKLNYQGKKAIVSPNWNSSYSLTTKYGPTGFFPIRRVEDKNIIEFALKFNVTLVLADNKYSKTTEPYYDLQLNPRVVSSSDLIIHRESVNAFAVSSLMVVVPCNRVKSITEVFHKLDVKTWLTSILYVYVTFVVVESLIIVISYRISGHSYRLTSLNPCMNTRAFRAILGLPFPVGPRASVSLRQLFLAMSIFGMIFSSFFNCKLSSLLTKHPLEPQVENFEQLQESGLTVIADTEHRSFIESVLNKEFFRRHIPNVQYVEKSERDRMVMTKNDSVAYIVFAEYWAIIDSVQQIHGEKTMCKSKNLSIVESLPRMYILQKDSVYWYPLARFFSAFYESGIPLYWVRSFPRSLKNYFNVTMDPKVEAAFEPLSLQHIKWLGWVLGFGYGLATLVFLVELYIGNAKRKVASKEAEPPRDQALAAV; this is translated from the coding sequence ATGATGGGCAAAATAAAACTAGGGCTGATACTGCTCCTAGCACAAGCAGTGTCCGAGAAAACAGAGCATCCGCATATGAGAGTGTTCAACAAACTCATCGAAAGGACCAGCAAAAACACGCCAATTCAGACATTACTTATAATGCAGCACCATCTAGACAAAAACTGCTCCATGCAAGATTGGAATCCCGACGGTATTCCCATTCTACGTACCAACGAGCTTATTCAAATGGAGGTAAAGAAGAACTTCAACCAGCTGGCATTGTCAGTGGTCTGCCTACAGGACACATCGCACATGATTCTGCTCCTGAATGCTCTGGCCAAGTCTCTCCACCATGTGCGGCATTCGCGAATTATTTTGTGGATGCAGGGAAAACCAACAGAGGACTTCCTCAACCAGATCTCCAGCCAAGCCGAGGAACATAAATTTCTTCTTATGCTCGTTTTGGGACATGATCAAAGTGAAGAAGTTTCCATCCATCGTCTGTGTCCATTTCCCAGTCCTCACTTTGAGCGGATTGAGAGTACTTCGAGCTttggggcaaaagttttcttcaGAGATAAACTCAACTACCAAGGAAAAAAGGCCATTGTGTCGCCCAACTGGAATTCTTCCTATAGTTTAACCACCAAGTATGGACCGACTGGCTTCTTCCCTATCAGACGGGTCGAGGACAAGAATATAATTGAGTTTGCACTGAAATTCAATGTGACTCTGGTATTGGCTGACAACAAATACTCCAAGACAACCGAACCGTACTACGATCTTCAGCTGAATCCTCGCGTGGTCTCGTCGAGCGATCTTATCATCCACAGAGAAAGTGTCAATGCCTTCGCTGTATCCTCACTGATGGTTGTGGTGCCGTGCAACAGAGTAAAAAGCATTACAGAAGTATTCCATAAGCTGGATGTAAAGACCTGGCTAACTTCCATTCTATACGTCTATGTCACATTCGTGGTGGTGGAGTCACTTATTATAGTTATTTCTTATCGCATCTCAGGTCACTCCTATCGCCTAACCAGCCTGAATCCTTGCATGAATACTCGCGCTTTTCGGGCCATTCTAGGTCTGCCATTTCCCGTTGGTCCCAGGGCGAGCGTTTCGCTCCGTCAGCTCTTCCTGGCCATGAGCATATTCGGGATGATCTTTAGCAGCTTCTTCAACTGCAAATTGAGTTCACTGCTGACGAAGCATCCCCTGGAACCGCAAGTGGAGAACTTTGAGCAACTTCAGGAGAGTGGCCTGACCGTGATTGCAGATACAGAGCACCGATCCTTTATCGAGAGTGTACTCAATAAAGAGTTCTTCAGGCGCCATATACCAAATGTGCAGTACGTGGAAAAATCGGAGCGTGATAGAATGGTTATGACCAAGAATGACAGTGTAGCTTACATAGTTTTTGCTGAGTATTGGGCAATAATTGATAGTGTACAGCAAATACACGGAGAGAAGACCATGTGCAAGTCAAAGAATCTGTCTATAGTAGAGAGTCTACCAAGGATGTACATACTGCAAAAGGATTCCGTATACTGGTATCCACTGGCCAGGTTCTTCTCCGCATTTTACGAGTCTGGAATACCTTTGTATTGGGTGCGCAGTTTCCCAAGGTCTctcaaaaactattttaatgtCACTATGGATCCGAAAGTGGAGGCAGCATTTGAGCCTTTGTCCCTCCAGCACATCAAATGGCTAGGCTGGGTCCTTGGCTTCGGCTACGGATTGGCCACTTTGGTCTTTCTTGTGGAACTCTATATtggaaatgcaaagagaaaggTTGCAAGCAAAGAAGCTGAGCCTCCAAGAGACCAGGCATTGGCTGCTGTGTAA
- the LOC117896662 gene encoding bomanin-23 produces MKYLACALLSLALIPALISAYPGTVVVNGVCLTCPNPHGDPVYLDGQEYRSFSSPDSNGNVVISRGGGGGGGSYSGGGGGTIYRRGGNTIVNGRCQHCNVDI; encoded by the exons ATGAAGTACTTAGCGTGTGCACTGCTCTCGTTGGCGCTGATTCCGGCTTTGATCAGCG CTTACCCCGGCACTGTGGTTGTAAATGGTGTTTGCCTGACGT GTCCCAATCCCCACGGAGATCCAGTGTATTTGGATGGCCAGGAGTACCGCAGCTTCTCCTCACCCgacagcaatggcaatgtggTCATTTCAcgcggaggaggaggtggaggcggaagCTACAGTGGTGGAGGAGGCGGCACTATCTACCGTAGAGGCGGCAACACCATCGTCAATGGTCGCTGTCAACACTGCAATGTGGATATCTAA